The following proteins are co-located in the Acinetobacter sp. NCu2D-2 genome:
- a CDS encoding YqiA/YcfP family alpha/beta fold hydrolase — MNVIYLHGFNSSALSVKGQLLKKYCEHNHDIKVHLPDLNMSPKAAIQQVSQLIESMNDVALVGSSLGGFYATHLVAKHHVPAVLINPAVRPWQLFRELFDVVLPYQVHPNWSLDETDLEQLEALALPTAQDADKILVLLQQGDEVLDYRDAQRYYSAAHPPARIITEAYGSHGMDDFADKIPLVLQFLLDCIKKETE; from the coding sequence ATGAATGTCATATATCTACATGGCTTTAATAGCAGTGCGCTGTCTGTAAAAGGTCAGTTGTTAAAAAAATATTGTGAGCATAATCATGATATTAAAGTTCATTTGCCCGATTTAAATATGTCGCCTAAAGCTGCGATTCAACAGGTTTCACAGCTCATCGAATCGATGAATGACGTGGCTTTAGTCGGAAGTAGTTTAGGTGGATTTTATGCGACACATTTGGTCGCAAAGCATCATGTGCCTGCTGTTTTGATTAATCCAGCTGTGCGACCATGGCAGTTGTTTCGAGAATTATTTGATGTGGTTTTACCTTATCAGGTACATCCAAATTGGTCCTTGGATGAAACAGATCTTGAACAACTCGAAGCATTGGCACTGCCAACTGCACAAGATGCAGACAAAATTTTGGTCTTGTTACAACAAGGCGATGAAGTTTTGGATTATCGTGATGCACAACGCTATTATAGTGCTGCTCATCCACCTGCGAGAATCATAACGGAAGCCTATGGTTCACATGGTATGGATGATTTTGCGGATAAAATTCCGTTGGTCTTACAGTTTTTATTGGACTGCATAAAAAAGGAAACCGAATAA